The Sphaeramia orbicularis chromosome 18, fSphaOr1.1, whole genome shotgun sequence genome contains a region encoding:
- the sf3b2 gene encoding splicing factor 3B subunit 2 isoform X2, producing MHHFTALPVNHHALRQSVLVSVRRRHDCLRENFNMASDGPPGTDSIPSDLGSAIAALNTWSNPELQAKLGELGAPNMGPREELIDRLKGYMMQTGILLSKPNDDKSMGSQMPGIPPLPPMPMPPMPPGIGMLQAMSMMPGGPPPPGIHMGMEPPGLPPPGLSQDDQLKMVQQRAAMVLQQEERAKQGDSRVMDEQDLLEQQKRAAVLLEQERQQEMVQMQQGPGSRGMPTVSVVRGIDPRGPLPPGVSMLPTQKQRVPPPPGEDNRESWQNEEVSVSGPKIPQALEKILQLKEIRQEQLTDPTEEEDNEGEMDMAVPVLSETEEDDDSQMSKKDKNRKRRNRKKKSKKKRAQEKKEQVEQQKEGSSKEKDKEKDKEKDKEKEPVVEIEYITEEPEIYDPNFIFFKRIFEAFKLTDDVKKEKEKEPEKTEKHDTAILRKKGFEEEKKDSDDSDEEIRPDVPKLSKKKLRRMNRLTVAELKQLVARPDVVEMHDVTAQEPKLLVHLKATRNTVPVPRHWCFKRKYLQGKRGIEKPPFELPEFIKRTGIQEMREALQEKEEAKTMKTKMREKVRPKMGKIDIDYQKLHDAFFKWQIKPKLTIHGDLYYEGKEFETRLKEKKPGDLSDELRIALGMPVGPNAHKVPPPWLIAMQRYGPPPSYPNLKIPGLNSPIPENCTFGYHAGGWGKPPVDEMGKPLYGDVFGTNAADFQAKADEEEVDHTPWGELEPSDEESSEEEEEEESDEEKPDETGFFTPADSGLITPGGFSSVPAGMETPELIELRKKKIEEAMDGNETPQLFTVLPERRTGPVGSAMMASTHIYDMSGAMPGRKAGGGQESQGVEVALAPEELELDPMAMTQKYEEHVREQQAQVEKEDFSDMVAEHAAKQKQKKRKAQPQDTRGGAKKYKEFKF from the exons atgcaccattTTACTGCGCTTCCCGTCAACCATCATGCTTTGCGGCAGTCAGTGCTAGTGAGTGTCCGCCGCCGCCACGATTGTTTGAGAGAGAACTTCAACATGGCATCTGATGGACCCCCTGGAACAGATTCCATTCCGTCGGATTTAGGCAGTGCTATAGCAGCTTTGAACACATGGAGCAACCCGGAGCTTCAAGCCAAGCTGGGGGAACTTGGAGCCCCCAATATGG GTCCCAGAGAGGAGCTGATTGACAGACTGAAGGGCTACATGA TGCAGACTGGGATTCTCCTCAGCAAGCCTAATGATGACAAATCAATGGGCTCACAG ATGCCTGGTATCCCTCCTCTACCCCCAATGCCCATGCCTCCCATGCCCCCTGGTATTGGAATGCTTCAAGCTATGAGCATGATGCCAGGTGGGCCTCCTCCTCCTGGTATTCACATGGGCATGGAGCCCCCCGGGCTGCCTCCCCCTGGCCTGTCACAGGATGACCAGCTAAAAATGGTTCAGCAGAGAGCTGCCATGGTGTTACAGCAGGAAGAGCGGGCCAAGCAG GGGGACTCTCGTGTCATGGATGAACAGGATCTACTGGAGCAGCAGAAAAGA GCTGCAGTTCTGCTGGAACAGGAGAGACAGCAGGAGATGGTTCAGATGCAGCAGGGTCCAGGATCCAGAGGCATGCCCACTGTCAGCGTAGTGCGAG GTATAGATCCTCGTGGTCCTCTACCTCCTGGTGTCAGTATGCTGcccactcaaaaacagagagtgCCTCCTCCTCCAGGGGAGGACAACAGAGAG TCATGGCAGAATGAAGAAGTGAGCGTTAGTGGACCTAAGATTCCTCAGGCTTTGGAGAAAATCCTCCAGCTGAAGGAAATCAGACAGGAGCAGCTCACAGACCCCACAG AGGAGGAAGATAATGAGGGAGAGATGGACATGGCTGTTCCAGTGTTGTCAGAGACAGAAGAAGATGATGACAGCCAGATGTCGAAGAAGGAC AAAAACCGCAAACGCAGGAACCGCAAGAAGAAGAGCAAGAAGAAGCGAGCTCAGGAGAAGAAGGAGCAGGTGGAGCAGCAGAAAGAGGGCAGCAGTAAGGAGAAGGACAAAGAAAAGGATAAAGAAAAGGACAAAGAGAAGGAGCCTGTGGTGGAGATTGAGTACATCACAGAGGAGCCAGAGATCTATGACCCCAATTTCATCTTCTTCAAGAGGATCTTTGAGGCCTTCAAG CTGACTGATGATgtcaagaaggagaaggagaaggagccTGAGAAAACGGAGAAGCATGATACAGCCATCCTGCGCAAAAAGGGAtttgaggaggagaagaaagacagTGATGACAGTGACGAG GAAATCAGACCGGATGTTCCTAAACTGTCCAAGAAGAAGCTGAGGAGGATGAACAGGCTGACTGTGGCTGAACTGAAGCAG CTGGTCGCTCGTCCAGATGTGGTAGAAATGCACGATGTGACAGCTCAGGAGCCAAAACTCTTGGTTCACCTGAAAGCCACCAGGAACACGGTGCCGGTGCCGCGACACTGGTGCTTCAAAAGGAAGTATCTGCAGGGAAAGAGAGGCATAGAGAAGCCTCCATTTGAGCTGCCTGAGTTCATCAAGAGGACAGGGATTCAAGAGATGAGAGAGGCCCTGCAGGAAAAG GAAGAAGCTAAAACTATGAAAACCAAAATGAGGGAGAAGGTTCGTCCCAAGATGGGAAAGATCGACATCGACTACCAGAAGCTACACGACGCCTTCTTCAAGTGGCAGATCAAACCCAAACTTACCATCCATGGAGACTTGTACTATGAG GGTAAAGAGTTTGAGACTCGTCTGAAAGAGAAGAAGCCAGGAGATCTGTCTGACGAGCTGCGCATCGCTCTGGGCATGCCTGTCGGACCT AATGCCCATAAGGTGCCTCCCCCCTGGCTGATCGCCATGCAGAGATATGGCCCCCCACCCTCCTACCCCAACCTCAAGATCCCTGGACTGAACTCCCCCATCCCAGAG aACTGTACGTTCGGTTACCACGCTGGAGGCTGGGGGAAACCTCCTGTAGATGAGATGGGGAAACCACTGTATGGTGATGTGTTCGGGACCAACGCTGCAGACTTCCAG gctaAAGCAGATGAGGAGGAGGTGGATCACACACCATGGGGAGAACTGGAGCCTTCAGATGAAGAGTcttcagaggaagaggaggaggaggagagcgacGAGGAGAAACCAGATGAAACCGGCTTCTTCACACCTGCAGACAG tggactcattactcctggaggattctccTCAGTCCCCGCAGGAATGGAGACCCCCGAGCTCATTGagctgaggaagaagaagatCGAAGAGGCCATGGACGG GAATGAGACCCCCCAGCTGTTCACTGTACTCCCAGAGAGACGAACTGGGCCCGTAGGATCGGCCATGATGGCGTCCACACACATCTACGACATGTCAGGG GCAATGCCGGGGCGTAAAGCGGGTGGAGGTCAGGAGTCGCAGGGTGTGGAGGTGGCTCTGGCCCCTGAGGAGCTGGAGCTGGACCCCATGGCCATGACCCAGAAGTACGAGGAGCACGTCAGAGAGCAGCAGGCCCAGGTGGAGAAGGAGGACTTCAGCGACATGGTGGCAGAGCACGCAGCCAAACAGAAG CAAAAGAAGAGGAAGGCTCAACCGCAGGACACAAGGGGAGGAGCCAAGAAATACAAGGAGTTCAAGTTCTAG
- the sf3b2 gene encoding splicing factor 3B subunit 2 isoform X1, translating to MHHFTALPVNHHALRQSVLVSVRRRHDCLRENFNMASDGPPGTDSIPSDLGSAIAALNTWSNPELQAKLGELGAPNMGPREELIDRLKGYMIQTGILLSKPNDDKSMGSQMPGIPPLPPMPMPPMPPGIGMLQAMSMMPGGPPPPGIHMGMEPPGLPPPGLSQDDQLKMVQQRAAMVLQQEERAKQGDSRVMDEQDLLEQQKRAAVLLEQERQQEMVQMQQGPGSRGMPTVSVVRGIDPRGPLPPGVSMLPTQKQRVPPPPGEDNRESWQNEEVSVSGPKIPQALEKILQLKEIRQEQLTDPTEEEDNEGEMDMAVPVLSETEEDDDSQMSKKDKNRKRRNRKKKSKKKRAQEKKEQVEQQKEGSSKEKDKEKDKEKDKEKEPVVEIEYITEEPEIYDPNFIFFKRIFEAFKLTDDVKKEKEKEPEKTEKHDTAILRKKGFEEEKKDSDDSDEEIRPDVPKLSKKKLRRMNRLTVAELKQLVARPDVVEMHDVTAQEPKLLVHLKATRNTVPVPRHWCFKRKYLQGKRGIEKPPFELPEFIKRTGIQEMREALQEKEEAKTMKTKMREKVRPKMGKIDIDYQKLHDAFFKWQIKPKLTIHGDLYYEGKEFETRLKEKKPGDLSDELRIALGMPVGPNAHKVPPPWLIAMQRYGPPPSYPNLKIPGLNSPIPENCTFGYHAGGWGKPPVDEMGKPLYGDVFGTNAADFQAKADEEEVDHTPWGELEPSDEESSEEEEEEESDEEKPDETGFFTPADSGLITPGGFSSVPAGMETPELIELRKKKIEEAMDGNETPQLFTVLPERRTGPVGSAMMASTHIYDMSGAMPGRKAGGGQESQGVEVALAPEELELDPMAMTQKYEEHVREQQAQVEKEDFSDMVAEHAAKQKQKKRKAQPQDTRGGAKKYKEFKF from the exons atgcaccattTTACTGCGCTTCCCGTCAACCATCATGCTTTGCGGCAGTCAGTGCTAGTGAGTGTCCGCCGCCGCCACGATTGTTTGAGAGAGAACTTCAACATGGCATCTGATGGACCCCCTGGAACAGATTCCATTCCGTCGGATTTAGGCAGTGCTATAGCAGCTTTGAACACATGGAGCAACCCGGAGCTTCAAGCCAAGCTGGGGGAACTTGGAGCCCCCAATATGG GTCCCAGAGAGGAGCTGATTGACAGACTGAAGGGCTACATGATACAA ACTGGGATTCTCCTCAGCAAGCCTAATGATGACAAATCAATGGGCTCACAG ATGCCTGGTATCCCTCCTCTACCCCCAATGCCCATGCCTCCCATGCCCCCTGGTATTGGAATGCTTCAAGCTATGAGCATGATGCCAGGTGGGCCTCCTCCTCCTGGTATTCACATGGGCATGGAGCCCCCCGGGCTGCCTCCCCCTGGCCTGTCACAGGATGACCAGCTAAAAATGGTTCAGCAGAGAGCTGCCATGGTGTTACAGCAGGAAGAGCGGGCCAAGCAG GGGGACTCTCGTGTCATGGATGAACAGGATCTACTGGAGCAGCAGAAAAGA GCTGCAGTTCTGCTGGAACAGGAGAGACAGCAGGAGATGGTTCAGATGCAGCAGGGTCCAGGATCCAGAGGCATGCCCACTGTCAGCGTAGTGCGAG GTATAGATCCTCGTGGTCCTCTACCTCCTGGTGTCAGTATGCTGcccactcaaaaacagagagtgCCTCCTCCTCCAGGGGAGGACAACAGAGAG TCATGGCAGAATGAAGAAGTGAGCGTTAGTGGACCTAAGATTCCTCAGGCTTTGGAGAAAATCCTCCAGCTGAAGGAAATCAGACAGGAGCAGCTCACAGACCCCACAG AGGAGGAAGATAATGAGGGAGAGATGGACATGGCTGTTCCAGTGTTGTCAGAGACAGAAGAAGATGATGACAGCCAGATGTCGAAGAAGGAC AAAAACCGCAAACGCAGGAACCGCAAGAAGAAGAGCAAGAAGAAGCGAGCTCAGGAGAAGAAGGAGCAGGTGGAGCAGCAGAAAGAGGGCAGCAGTAAGGAGAAGGACAAAGAAAAGGATAAAGAAAAGGACAAAGAGAAGGAGCCTGTGGTGGAGATTGAGTACATCACAGAGGAGCCAGAGATCTATGACCCCAATTTCATCTTCTTCAAGAGGATCTTTGAGGCCTTCAAG CTGACTGATGATgtcaagaaggagaaggagaaggagccTGAGAAAACGGAGAAGCATGATACAGCCATCCTGCGCAAAAAGGGAtttgaggaggagaagaaagacagTGATGACAGTGACGAG GAAATCAGACCGGATGTTCCTAAACTGTCCAAGAAGAAGCTGAGGAGGATGAACAGGCTGACTGTGGCTGAACTGAAGCAG CTGGTCGCTCGTCCAGATGTGGTAGAAATGCACGATGTGACAGCTCAGGAGCCAAAACTCTTGGTTCACCTGAAAGCCACCAGGAACACGGTGCCGGTGCCGCGACACTGGTGCTTCAAAAGGAAGTATCTGCAGGGAAAGAGAGGCATAGAGAAGCCTCCATTTGAGCTGCCTGAGTTCATCAAGAGGACAGGGATTCAAGAGATGAGAGAGGCCCTGCAGGAAAAG GAAGAAGCTAAAACTATGAAAACCAAAATGAGGGAGAAGGTTCGTCCCAAGATGGGAAAGATCGACATCGACTACCAGAAGCTACACGACGCCTTCTTCAAGTGGCAGATCAAACCCAAACTTACCATCCATGGAGACTTGTACTATGAG GGTAAAGAGTTTGAGACTCGTCTGAAAGAGAAGAAGCCAGGAGATCTGTCTGACGAGCTGCGCATCGCTCTGGGCATGCCTGTCGGACCT AATGCCCATAAGGTGCCTCCCCCCTGGCTGATCGCCATGCAGAGATATGGCCCCCCACCCTCCTACCCCAACCTCAAGATCCCTGGACTGAACTCCCCCATCCCAGAG aACTGTACGTTCGGTTACCACGCTGGAGGCTGGGGGAAACCTCCTGTAGATGAGATGGGGAAACCACTGTATGGTGATGTGTTCGGGACCAACGCTGCAGACTTCCAG gctaAAGCAGATGAGGAGGAGGTGGATCACACACCATGGGGAGAACTGGAGCCTTCAGATGAAGAGTcttcagaggaagaggaggaggaggagagcgacGAGGAGAAACCAGATGAAACCGGCTTCTTCACACCTGCAGACAG tggactcattactcctggaggattctccTCAGTCCCCGCAGGAATGGAGACCCCCGAGCTCATTGagctgaggaagaagaagatCGAAGAGGCCATGGACGG GAATGAGACCCCCCAGCTGTTCACTGTACTCCCAGAGAGACGAACTGGGCCCGTAGGATCGGCCATGATGGCGTCCACACACATCTACGACATGTCAGGG GCAATGCCGGGGCGTAAAGCGGGTGGAGGTCAGGAGTCGCAGGGTGTGGAGGTGGCTCTGGCCCCTGAGGAGCTGGAGCTGGACCCCATGGCCATGACCCAGAAGTACGAGGAGCACGTCAGAGAGCAGCAGGCCCAGGTGGAGAAGGAGGACTTCAGCGACATGGTGGCAGAGCACGCAGCCAAACAGAAG CAAAAGAAGAGGAAGGCTCAACCGCAGGACACAAGGGGAGGAGCCAAGAAATACAAGGAGTTCAAGTTCTAG